Part of the Olsenella profusa DSM 13989 genome, GAGGGCGCTGATCTGGGAGAGCTCGGATGCGAACAGGTAGTGGAGCACGAAGTAGAAGATGGTGAGCAGGACGAGAACGACGGGCCACGACATCCCCTCGATGCCGCCTGCCAGAAAGCCACCGATCCAACTGATGACACCGAGCGTGTTGAGCTGCGATGCCATCCCAATCAGGATGCCGAAGAAGATCAGCGTCTGCCAGGCGGACTTGTTGGCGGCCATGTCCTTCCAGTCGATGACGTGGGTCACGAGCAGGATTGAGACCCCGAGGAACGCGACGGTGACGGCAGCCATGTCGAGCGTGGAGCCCAGGCACCAGAGCACGAGCATAGCCAGGAAGGTCATTCCCATGATGCGCTCCTGGACACTCATCCTGCCCATGCTCCTCTGCTCCTGGATGGCGTTCTGCCGTGCCTCGGGTGTGTCCTTGAGGGTGGGCGGGAAGATCGCGTGCACGACGCGGGGGAGGAGGGCAAGGGCGACGAGGCCGGGGACGATCCCGCCGAGCGCCCAGGTGACCCAGTCCAGCGTGATGCCCTGCTCGGCCGCCAGGCCCATGCAGATGGGGCCGCCGGCCATGGCCGTGAGGAACATCGCGGAGGTCACGGCGTTGACGTTGTTGGCGGTCGCGCACAGATAGGCACCGATGCGCTTGCGCGACGCATCGCCGCCCTCGGGTGTGGAGTCCTGCAGCTTGCCGATGGAGGTGATGATGGGGAAGAGCACACCCCCCAGGCGTGCCGTGTTCGAGGGCATGGCGGGCGAGAGGATGAGGTCGGTGACGGCCAGGCCATAGGCCGTGCCCAGTGACGATCCCCCGAGCTTGGAGAGGAACCAGATCGCGATGCGCCGACCCAGTCCCGTCTTGACGAAGCCCTGGGCGATGAAGTATGCGGCGACGATGAGCCACACCGACCCGCTGCCGAGACCGGAGAAGGCCTCCTTGGTGCTCATCGATCCGGTCGCCATAGCCAGCGCGAGTCCTATGATCGCGACGGCGGACGTGGGCAACGGCTGCAGGATGAGCGCCAGTATCGTCCCGATGAAGATGCCGAGCATGTGCATGCCACGCGGGTCGACCCCAGCGGGAACGGGGAGGAAGAAGAGGATGAGACCAAGGGCGACGCACACGATGCCCTTGATGAGGCCCGTGCGTCCCGTGCCCGTCGACCATCTGCCTGCCGTACCAGTCATATGCACCCCTTTCCGAGGGAGGCGGCTGCCGTGTGCCGCCCGATTGCCTATGACTATCAGCCTGGTCGATCGATCCCACAAATATTGATTCATTATGCCCCCATAAAGATGCCTGCGACCGTCCTGTGGCTCGGCGCGAGCGGTAGGGTGGGGCAGAGGATTTCCCGTGAAAGGGAACGATGGGCTGGCGAGCGGTCATGTCCGGCGCAACGCCGTCGGGGACTCGGCCCGACGTCCTCGGGCTCCCGGGGATGCGATCGTGGCCGTGCCTTGCCGAGGCTCTGCCGGTGCGGCTGCGCGCAGCCTGTCACTTGCTCTTCTGGTCGGTGTTGTAGAAGCCAGGGCCCGAGAGCACGATGTCGGAGGGCACGATCGTGAGCTCGGCCTCGTTCCCGCAGTCGGGACAGGTCGCCGTGGGATGTATGCCCATGGGCCTCTCGACCTCGAACCGCTTGCCGCACGTCGTGCACCGGTAGTCGTACAGAGCCATCGAACCAGTCTCCCTTGCCTGTCGCATCCGCCTGTTCCGTAGCCACTGTACCCGTTGTGCCTCGTGGGTGGGTGGTCGATGGCGCCCACCATGCTGCTATCATATTCGGCGTCCGAGAGATGACGAGGTCAAGGTGGTACTGCCGTGCGCATAGAGGGTGCGATATTCGATCTGGACGGGACCATCGTCGACTCCATGGGCGTGTGGCATGACGTCACCGTCGAACTGCTGCGGCAGGAGGGCGTCCCCGACGAGGAGGCCGTCTTTGACAGGACGGAGCCCGAGCCAGTGGAGATCATGTGCCGTCACTTCCACGACGTGTACGGGGCGCCCGATTCCGCCGAGGTGATGCAGGAGAGGCTGCTCGCCTGCGTGCGCGATGCCTACCGCACCTCCGTACACCTGTATCCGGAGTGCGAGCGCTTCCTGCGGGAGCTCGAGGCGGCGGGCGTGAGGCTCTGCGTCGCATCCGCCACAAGCGTCCCTGAGGTGACGGCTGCCCTTGTGGCCCAGGGCATCGATGACCTCTTTGAGTTCGTCATCAGTGCCGATGAGGTGGGGGTGGGCAAGGAGGAGCCGGACATCTACCTCGAGGCCTGCCGTCGCCTGGGGACGCCCCTGGGGGCGAGTTGGGTCTTTGAGGACTCGCCGGTCGGCCTTGCGTCCGCCCATGCGGCGGGCCTTCCCACGGTCTGCGTCTTCGACGACGGCGGCACCCGTAGCCTGGTGGCATCGTCCGCCCCTGCGGACATCCTCGTGCATGGGTATGGCGAGCTGTCACTGTCGCTGCTCGAGGACTACGAGAGGCCCGCTGCCAGGCCAAGGGGCGTCACGCGTGTGCTGGTGGTGGATGGGTCACCCCAGCCCAGCAGCCCCGAGCTCGTGCGGCGCCTGGCGGGGGAGAGCGACTACGTCATCGCCGTCGATCGCGGCGCGCAGACGCTGCGGGCGGCGGGGGGGACGCCCGATGCGTTCTGTGGCGATGCCGACTCCGTGGCGCCCGAGACGGGTGCGTGGGCGCGGAACGCCGCACGGCGCATCATCGAGTTTCCCAGGGACAAGTACGCGACCGACCTCGCCCTGTCCCTGGACTGCGCACGTCACGAGGCCGCACGACGGGGTACGGCGCTCATGCTCACGCTCACCTGTGCCTCGGGGGGTCGGCCCGACCACGCCCTGGCCGTGCTGGGGCAGCTTGCCTGCCTGGCGCGCGAGAGACATGCGTCCGTGAGGCTTGTGGAGGATGGCTTCGAGTGCCGCGTGCTGCGTGCGGGGGGATGCGACCGCTGGCGGCTGGATGCGACTGCGCGGGGCAGGACGCTCTCTGCCATTGCCCTGGAACCGGACAGCATGCTCTCGGAGCGGGGGCTCAAGTGGGAGCTTGACCAGCGGGAGCTGCCGCCTTTGGGCGATGAGGGCGTCTCGAACGTCGTGACCTCCGCTGCGGCCGAGGTCGTGTGCCATGCGGGCACGTTGGCGGTGTTCCTGCTCGCATAGCGGCATACGGATGCGGGAGAGCCGTGGACGCTCATGGAACCCGCAGGCTCTCCCCCGGTTCGCGTCCCTGCGAGCTGATGAGGTCTGCCAGACCCACCAAAAGGGGAGCCCGAAGGCTCCCCCGATCGAGCTATGGGGGAAGACGCCTACGCCTGCTGGGCGCTGCGGGCGACGGTGCCCTTCTTGAGGCAGCGGGTGCAGACGTTCCTCTTGACGGCGCGACCGTTCTCATACACGGTGACGCGCTGGATGTTAGGCTTGAACGTACGGTTGACGGTGCGGTGGGAGTGACTCACGGAACGACCGGCAACGGCGTGCTTGCCGCAGATATCACAGACCTTCGACATGTTACGACCTCCAAAGGGCGACGCGCGGGGCGCCCGCAATTTCCAAAGCTGCGCAACTATAGCACAGCCAGGGGGATCCTCGAATGCGCAACGCGAGTTGGTGTGTTGGTTTTGTAGGTAGGACGGCGGGCGGCGTGGCCTGCGGGGCGTCCGAGAGGGGCAAAGTCGACCTCTTCTCGCCGTGCCCTGCACATTGGTGGGCTATGATACATGGCGTATGTACCGGCTGAGCACGCTGTCAGCCCGGCGAGAGGAGAACTGTATGGCTCAGGACATTCCCGGAAGCCTCAAGGTATCCAACGACGTCATTGCCGATCTCGTGGGGTTCGCCGCCCTTGAATGCTATGGCGTCGTGGGCATGACGTTGGGAGACCAGGTGGAGGGCGCCTATCGCCTGCTTCCCACCTATCGCCTGCGCAAGGGCATCGACGTCTCCACGCAGGAGGGCAGGGTCGTGGTCGACCTGCATGTCATCGTGGTCTCTGGCGTCAACATAACCTCCGTGGCGGATAACCTCGTGAGCGCGGTGCAGTTTGTGCTTGCACGAATTGCCGAGCTCACGGATGTCGATGTGCGTGTCCATATCGAGGGCATGCGTTCCGTTAGCTAGCCGACGGGCTCTGCAGGGGCACAGAGCGTCCCTTGTCCGAGCAACACCACCCCAAGGAACCGAGGATCTCACCCATCATGATTGCTAACTCCATTCGCGCGTGCTTCCCCGCGGCGGCGCAGGTCGTGGCCGATAAGGCAGACGAGATCAACAAGCTCAACGTCTTTCCCGTGCCCGATGGCGACACGGGCACCAACATGTCACTCACGCTGGGCACCGTGGTGAAGGAGATTCAGTCCCTTCCCGAGGGCGCATCCATGGCCGCTGTGGCCAAGGCCATCACGCATGGGTCGCTCATGGGGGCGCGTGGCAACTCCGGCGTCATCACGAGCCAGATCCTGCGGGGCATCGCCGAGGGGCTCGTAGGCGCAAAGGGTCCCGATGCGACGGCGGCGGACATCGCCGCTGCGCTGCGC contains:
- a CDS encoding DASS family sodium-coupled anion symporter, with the translated sequence MTGTAGRWSTGTGRTGLIKGIVCVALGLILFFLPVPAGVDPRGMHMLGIFIGTILALILQPLPTSAVAIIGLALAMATGSMSTKEAFSGLGSGSVWLIVAAYFIAQGFVKTGLGRRIAIWFLSKLGGSSLGTAYGLAVTDLILSPAMPSNTARLGGVLFPIITSIGKLQDSTPEGGDASRKRIGAYLCATANNVNAVTSAMFLTAMAGGPICMGLAAEQGITLDWVTWALGGIVPGLVALALLPRVVHAIFPPTLKDTPEARQNAIQEQRSMGRMSVQERIMGMTFLAMLVLWCLGSTLDMAAVTVAFLGVSILLVTHVIDWKDMAANKSAWQTLIFFGILIGMASQLNTLGVISWIGGFLAGGIEGMSWPVVLVLLTIFYFVLHYLFASELSQISALYTLFLTVAIAAGVPSLLAALMLGAASALMGAMTHYASGPAALIFGAGYLTTPEYFRIGAVCGVVMLATWLTVGLGWWHIIGIW
- a CDS encoding FmdB family zinc ribbon protein, which encodes MALYDYRCTTCGKRFEVERPMGIHPTATCPDCGNEAELTIVPSDIVLSGPGFYNTDQKSK
- a CDS encoding thiamine diphosphokinase codes for the protein MRIEGAIFDLDGTIVDSMGVWHDVTVELLRQEGVPDEEAVFDRTEPEPVEIMCRHFHDVYGAPDSAEVMQERLLACVRDAYRTSVHLYPECERFLRELEAAGVRLCVASATSVPEVTAALVAQGIDDLFEFVISADEVGVGKEEPDIYLEACRRLGTPLGASWVFEDSPVGLASAHAAGLPTVCVFDDGGTRSLVASSAPADILVHGYGELSLSLLEDYERPAARPRGVTRVLVVDGSPQPSSPELVRRLAGESDYVIAVDRGAQTLRAAGGTPDAFCGDADSVAPETGAWARNAARRIIEFPRDKYATDLALSLDCARHEAARRGTALMLTLTCASGGRPDHALAVLGQLACLARERHASVRLVEDGFECRVLRAGGCDRWRLDATARGRTLSAIALEPDSMLSERGLKWELDQRELPPLGDEGVSNVVTSAAAEVVCHAGTLAVFLLA
- the rpmB gene encoding 50S ribosomal protein L28, giving the protein MSKVCDICGKHAVAGRSVSHSHRTVNRTFKPNIQRVTVYENGRAVKRNVCTRCLKKGTVARSAQQA
- a CDS encoding Asp23/Gls24 family envelope stress response protein, with product MAQDIPGSLKVSNDVIADLVGFAALECYGVVGMTLGDQVEGAYRLLPTYRLRKGIDVSTQEGRVVVDLHVIVVSGVNITSVADNLVSAVQFVLARIAELTDVDVRVHIEGMRSVS